TTCTCCTCCTCAAAACTGCACTTGATCTACATTCTAACATCTGTTAGATTTTTTTGGAAAGAAGATTTTCGCTCATGGGGAGGAGCACCGATGCAATTCCAGCCTACAGACGATCAGAAGGCGTTTCGCGAGACCGCAAAGCGCTTCGCAACTGAAAGGCTTGCGCCCACATATCAAGAACGCGCCAGCGGCCATACATTCGACCGTGCGCTGATCAAGGAGATGGGCGCACTGGGGCTGATCGGGGCCGATCTGCCCGAGGAATTCGGGGGACTCGGCGAAAGCTCTGTCACGTCAGGGCTGATCGTCGAAGAGATCGCCTATGCTGATTTCAACGCAAGTTACGTGCAGCTTCTGGGCTCTCTCATGGGCGGAATGGTTGCCAAACATGCCTCCAAGGACATCGCGTCGGAATGGGTGCCCAAGGTTGTTTCGGGTGATGCTGTCATTGGCCTGGGCCTGACAGAGCCGCGCGGCGGTTCGGATGCGGCGAACCTGATTCTGAGGGCCGAGAAATCCGGCAACGGCTGGCGGCTGAACGGTGAAAAGACATCCATGAGTTTTGCCAGTCAGGCGGATGCGGCGGTCGTCTTTGCCCGTACCGGCGATCCTGACGGCGGCTCACGCGGGGTCAGCGCCTTTTTCGTCGATCTGAACCAGGAAGGCATCAAGCGCACCCATTTTGACGACATCGGCACCAAGCCTGTCGGGCGCGGCTCGGTTTTCTTTGACGATGTTTTCGTGCCGGCTGAAAACATGATGGCGGAACAGGACCGTGCCTTTGGCACGATCATGGCGGGCTTCGACTATTCCCGCGCACTGATCGGGCTGGAGTGCCTGGGGGCCGCGCAAGCGTCGGTGGATGAAACCTGGGCCTACGTTCAGGAGCGCGAGGCATTCGGGGCCCCAATCGTGCAGTATCAGGGTGTCAGCTTTCCCTTGGCCGAGGCCGAGACCCAACTTACCATGATGCGCCAGCTTTGCTATTACACGCTGGACCTGCGCGACCGTGGCCTGCCCCACACCTCTCAGGCCGCCATGTGCAAATGGTACCTGCCCAAAACCGCCTGCGAGATCCTGCACCAGTGCCTGATCCTGCACGGACATTACGGCTACACCACCGACCTGCCCCACCACCAGCGCTACAACGATGTGCTCGGCTTGCAGATCGGTGACGGGACCGCGCAGATCCAGAAGCTGGTGATCGCCCGCGAGAAGGTCGGTCGCATGGCGCTGCAGTATGACAAGAAGGCGAAGGGAGCCGCCAAATGAGCGGCCCCATCCTCGTCACTTCCGAGGGCAACACCGGCATCATCGAACTGGCCCGCCCCGAGAAATTCAATTGCCTGTCACTTGACGTGCATGAGCGCATTTCTGCTGCGCGGTCGGAATTCGAGGCGAACCCGGATATTCGGGCGATCCTCATCCGGGCGCAAGGCAAGAACTTTTGCACCGGCGCCGATCTGGTGGAAGTGAAAGGTAAATTGAACGATCCCGCCGCGCTGGACCATTTCATCGCCTTTGGCATGAACAACCTGCGTGCGCTTGAAACCTCCTCCCTCCCTGTCGTGGTGGCAGTGCAGGGGTTGTGTCTGGCCGGCGGGATCGAACTGATGCTGGCATGCGATGTGTGTTTCGCGGCCGAAAGCGCCCAGTTTGGCGATCAGCACGCGCAATTCGGGCTGATTCCCGGTTGGGGTGGCTCGCAGCGGTTGACACGGTTGATGGGGCAGCGCAGGGCGCTCGACCTGATGTTCTCGGCCCGCTGGCTCAAGTCGGACGAGGCCAAAGAGGCCGGATTGGTCAACTACATCGTGCCGGATGCGGACCTGCACAAGTCTGCGCTGGAATACTGCGAGAAAATCGCCACCCGTTCACGTCCCGGCATCGCCGAGATGAAGCGGTTGGCGCGCGAAGGCGCGGACCTTGGTATCGACCAGCAGATGCGGCTTGAGCGCGATGCCGCCGTGCGCGCACTGCCCAGCGATGACGTGGCGGAGGGCCTCGATGCATTCGAGAACCGGCGCGCCCCCGAATTCAAGGCTTGAGGACGAAACATGGATTTCATTTTGAACGACGAACAACG
Above is a window of Paracoccus sp. SCSIO 75233 DNA encoding:
- a CDS encoding acyl-CoA dehydrogenase family protein, with protein sequence MQFQPTDDQKAFRETAKRFATERLAPTYQERASGHTFDRALIKEMGALGLIGADLPEEFGGLGESSVTSGLIVEEIAYADFNASYVQLLGSLMGGMVAKHASKDIASEWVPKVVSGDAVIGLGLTEPRGGSDAANLILRAEKSGNGWRLNGEKTSMSFASQADAAVVFARTGDPDGGSRGVSAFFVDLNQEGIKRTHFDDIGTKPVGRGSVFFDDVFVPAENMMAEQDRAFGTIMAGFDYSRALIGLECLGAAQASVDETWAYVQEREAFGAPIVQYQGVSFPLAEAETQLTMMRQLCYYTLDLRDRGLPHTSQAAMCKWYLPKTACEILHQCLILHGHYGYTTDLPHHQRYNDVLGLQIGDGTAQIQKLVIAREKVGRMALQYDKKAKGAAK
- a CDS encoding enoyl-CoA hydratase/isomerase family protein, which translates into the protein MSGPILVTSEGNTGIIELARPEKFNCLSLDVHERISAARSEFEANPDIRAILIRAQGKNFCTGADLVEVKGKLNDPAALDHFIAFGMNNLRALETSSLPVVVAVQGLCLAGGIELMLACDVCFAAESAQFGDQHAQFGLIPGWGGSQRLTRLMGQRRALDLMFSARWLKSDEAKEAGLVNYIVPDADLHKSALEYCEKIATRSRPGIAEMKRLAREGADLGIDQQMRLERDAAVRALPSDDVAEGLDAFENRRAPEFKA